ACAAACGCCCCGCAATTGCGGGGCGTTTTGCTTTCCGGCGCGCTGTTCGTCCTATGACGATCGGCAGACTGTCTCGTCGTTTGTTTCGTCGGCACCATTGCCTGGTGAATACCTGCGCCCAATCCCGCCTGACCTCGGCGCGCGGTGATACTGGGGCTGATGGTTGTCAATTGACAACCAATCTGTCGATGCGTACACTGAGTTTGTCGATGAGACGATCGCACCCAAAGAAAGAGATCGAAGCCGTGCTTGCTTACGCTGAGAAACAAGGCTGGTTAGTTCAGCCAGGTAAAGGCCATGGGCACGCATGGGGTCGCATGTACTGCCCATACAACGACGCCGCTTGCCGTTGCGGGGAATCCTGCATCACGAGCATCTGGAGTACGCCGCGTAACGCGGGCAATCACGCCTATGTGCTCAAACGCGTGGTCGAGAACTGCACGACCCATCGTATCAACGCGGCAGCTGCGTGTGCGGCGGCCGTTGCGCCGGAGTAACGCATGGATTATCTGTTCACTCTCAAGTACCAACTGGCAGCCGAAGACAGCGATCATGAAGCGCTCGTGGAGCGCCTGGCGGCTGCAGGCTGCGACGACGCGACGATCGGTGTGGGCTTGCCGGGCCGAATCGCGCTGACATTCACGCGCGACAGCGCAAATGCATGGTCGGCAATCTATTCGGCGCTGCAGGACGTGAAGGAGGCGGTGCCTGGCGCGCGCCTCGTGGAAGCCGCGCCAGATTTCGTCGGCCTGACCGATGCCGCCGACTTGACCGGCATGTCGCGCCAGAACATGCGTAAGCTGATGCTCGGACACGCGCAGGAATTTCCCCAGCCCGTGCACGAGGGCAATCCGTCGCTATGGCATCTTGGCGACATCCTCGCATGGCTGATGGAGCGCGACGGATACAGCATCGACTCGGCGCTGCTGGAAACGGCGCGAACGGCAAAGCAGGTGAATCTGGCAAAAGAAGCGCGCCACCTCGACACCAAGCTGAACCGGAAGCTCGACGAACTGGTGGCGTGAGGCAGGCGGCGAGCCCCAAAAAAAGCGGAGGGCACGCCTCGGCTCTTCCAGGTTCAGCTTCTCGCTAAATTCACGCGGGCTGCACGTTGCCTTCAGCGGGCTCCGGGTGGTAGCCCAGCGATTCCGAAATCGTGAGCGCCGTCTTGCTCAACTGGCCTAGCCACGAATCTTGCAGCCGGTCCGCAGGCGCGGAAAGCGAAAGACCCGCAACGAGCTTACCGGTGTCGTCGTAGATGCCGGCAGCAATGCAGCGTACGCCCAGTTCGAGCTCCTCGTTGTCACGTGCACAGAATTGCTGGCGTACGTGGGCGAGTTCGCGCTCGAGCCGTCCGAGGTCGGTAATGCTGTTGCGCGTGTGGCCCGAAAGGCCGGTGCGCGTGGCGTAGGCGCGCACGCGGTTCGCTTCGTCGGCGGCGAGAAAGAGCTTGCCGACCGAAGTGAGGTGCAGCGGGGCCCGGCCGCCAATGGCGCGCACCACCTGCATGCCCGAGCGTTCCGAATAGGCGCGTTCGATATAGACGATTTCGTCGCCCTGGCGCACGGAGAGGTTGACGGTCTGGCCCGTGAGGCGGTGCAGTTCGCGCATCGGCGTGAGCGCCGCGTCGCGCACGGAAAGCCGCGCTTTCACGAGGTTACCGAGTTCGAGCAGCCGCATGCCAAGCCGGTAGGTGCCCGGATCGGAGCGGTCGACGAGACGGCAGCTCACCATATCGTTCAGGATGCGGTGCGCAGTCGAAGGATGCAGTTCGGTGCGCTGCGCAAGTTCCTTCAGGCTGACAGGGTCGCTGTGCGCGGCCAGCGCGTCCAGCAGGCGCATCATGCGCTCGATCACCTGAATCGAGGTCTTCGGATCTGGATGGGTGTCGCTCATGAGTTCAGATTCGTTTGACACTTGAGGCGGAAAATGCATTGTATCTCGTATTGTGAAAAAAGTAAGCCGCAGGGCGGAGTTTTGCGCTGCGCTGCGGCATCTCGCATGGCGGCCGAGGGTGATGCAGACCCGCGTTGGTCGTGGCGACGAAACAGCGGATAATCGGGGACGGTTTTAACGAGGAGTCCCCATGCGAGTCGGGTTGTTCGTCACGTGCCTTATCGACACGATGCGTCCGGAAATTGGTTTTTCGACGCTGAAATTGCTCGAAGAGGCAGGCTATGAAGTCGTCGTGCCGCCTGCGCAAACCTGCTGCGGCCAGCCTGCCTACAACTCAGGCGAGCGCGCGCTCGCGCGCGATCTCGCGGAAAAGACCCTGCGCGAATTCGAGCAGTTCGACTATCTCGTCGTCCCATCGGGGTCTTGTGGCGGCATGATCGGTGTGCACTACGGCGACCTGTTCCGCGACGATCCGGAATTGATGGCGCGCTACGGCAAGCTGCGCGAGCGTGTCTACGAACTTACGGATTTCCTCGTCAACGTCGCGAAGGTCACGCTGCCGCAAGGGGAGTTCAGCGGACCGGTGACTTACCACGACTCGTGCTCGGGCCTGCGCGAACTGGGCGTGAAGGCGCAGCCGCGCGCATTGCTCGCCCAGCGCGGCGTCGAAGTCCATGAGATGAAGGATTGCGAGCACTGCTGTGGCTTCGGTGGCACCTTTGCCGTGAAGTACGGTGACATCTCGACGGCCATCGCCGACGAAAAATGCGCCAATGTACAGGCAAGCGGGACCGGTGCCGTGGTGCTCGGCGACCTCGGCTGCATGCTGAATATCGAAGGCCGCTTGCGCCGCACCGGGGACACCACCACGCGCGTGCTGCACATCGCCCAGGTGCTGGCGGGGGACGTGTGATACGCCGCTGGTTGCCGTCGCTCCGTTTGCGCGCAATTCACGAATAGCCCCAGACCTCGCCGAACATCGCACAACATCGTCCACACGCCATGCAAGTCCAATCGATGCAGTTCAAGGCGCGCGCCGGTCAGAAGCTGGCCGACCAGCGTCTGCAGCACAACCTCAAGAAACTCTCGACCAAGTTCGTTTCGGCGCGCGCCGAGGCGATTACCGCGATCGATTTCCCCGCCACGCGCGCTGCGCTGAAGGCAAGGCGCAACCGTGCGCTCGAGAATCTCGATGTCTGGCTCGAACAGTTCGAAACGGAGGCTACGCGGCGCGCGGTGACCG
The Paraburkholderia acidiphila genome window above contains:
- a CDS encoding helix-turn-helix transcriptional regulator; this encodes MDYLFTLKYQLAAEDSDHEALVERLAAAGCDDATIGVGLPGRIALTFTRDSANAWSAIYSALQDVKEAVPGARLVEAAPDFVGLTDAADLTGMSRQNMRKLMLGHAQEFPQPVHEGNPSLWHLGDILAWLMERDGYSIDSALLETARTAKQVNLAKEARHLDTKLNRKLDELVA
- a CDS encoding IclR family transcriptional regulator translates to MSDTHPDPKTSIQVIERMMRLLDALAAHSDPVSLKELAQRTELHPSTAHRILNDMVSCRLVDRSDPGTYRLGMRLLELGNLVKARLSVRDAALTPMRELHRLTGQTVNLSVRQGDEIVYIERAYSERSGMQVVRAIGGRAPLHLTSVGKLFLAADEANRVRAYATRTGLSGHTRNSITDLGRLERELAHVRQQFCARDNEELELGVRCIAAGIYDDTGKLVAGLSLSAPADRLQDSWLGQLSKTALTISESLGYHPEPAEGNVQPA
- a CDS encoding (Fe-S)-binding protein, with protein sequence MRVGLFVTCLIDTMRPEIGFSTLKLLEEAGYEVVVPPAQTCCGQPAYNSGERALARDLAEKTLREFEQFDYLVVPSGSCGGMIGVHYGDLFRDDPELMARYGKLRERVYELTDFLVNVAKVTLPQGEFSGPVTYHDSCSGLRELGVKAQPRALLAQRGVEVHEMKDCEHCCGFGGTFAVKYGDISTAIADEKCANVQASGTGAVVLGDLGCMLNIEGRLRRTGDTTTRVLHIAQVLAGDV